In Ornithodoros turicata isolate Travis chromosome 1, ASM3712646v1, whole genome shotgun sequence, the DNA window AGGAGATGATGCACGTCGCACAATTGAAGGCTTCAGGACGAATGCAGGATTCCCGGGCACCATTGGAGCTATTGATGGATACCATATTGAGATAAAGGCTCCAAAGAAAGACCACCTTTCCTACATCAATAGGAAAGGTGTTCATTCTGTAATTTTACAGGCCATCTGTGATGGTGAAGCAAAGTTTCTTCACTGTACAGCTGGAGAAGCTGGATCCGTCCATGATGCGAGGGTGTACCGCCGCTCTGATTTCTTTACGAACATCAGTGCAGAGACATTCCCTTTCGGGAGCCATCTCGTCGGTGATGCAGCCTACCCTCTGAGTGAAAATCTCATGACGCCATATAGGAATACTGGGAACCTCACGCCACAGCATGTGAAGTACAACAAAAAGCATGCCAAGACCAGAGTGGCAATCGAGAGGGCATTCGGGCTTTCAAAAGGGCGCTTTAGGAGGCTCCTTTACCTCGAGACAAGGAAGCCAGACATTATTGTCTCACTCATCACGTGCGCCTGCATCTTGCACAACGCATGTTTGATGTGGGGTGACGACTTCGAAGTCGCTACTGTTGATGAAGTGCCAGACAGTGCTGGCGAACTGTATGAAGGAAGTGAGAGAAGTGGTGTAGCAAAACGAAACTACATTAAGAGTATCTTGTAAATATGTAATATATAATATTGTCAGTGTGTCCACTGAACTgcacccttcaaattccctggCTATTCCAGGTTTgtactgactatttcaagcaaacTCCTTGACAAGACCAGAAGGGAAATTGGTGCCTGCTCCTGTGTTATGATAAAGATTACTCATGAAAGCAATATGCTAAACTCAATGCAAGAGAATACAAAATCATGTTTCACCTTACCATTTTAGAGGAGTACAGACACTGTGCTTCATTTATGACCCTTGTCATTTTGTTAAAAGTCGCTTATTGGACACTGCCATGCTTTTATTGTACATTTGGTTCGGATTCCCACAAGAAAACACACAGAAACTGCATCACCTGCAGGTTATAGCTTACAAACAATTGTAATGCGCATGTGAGTGAGGCAGACTGGCCCCCTTTAGTGTAAAATGAAATCATTTTTGCAATGCAGGGTCTGCATTGCAAACAAGTCCTcactgtgctgtgtgtgccgTGTTTTTGCACATTCTTCAACAACATTGTATCAACGAAGCTCCCATCAAAACCTCTCCTCTAGCTACTGCTTAAACAACTTGTTAAAGTCTTCCATCGCATGAACCCTTCGTTCCAGAAGTGCCATTCTTTCTTCATCGAAACTGTTTCGTTTGGACTTCTTGGTAGGTGGTCTGCATGCGTCTTCAGTTACTTCACGTTCCCTATTTACGACGAGTCCTGATGACGTACTTGCAATGGCTGGTGGGAGAATTTCTGGCTTTTTATGAAACACTTCGTCCATAACATCTAGGAATTCCCACGATTTCTTGCAGGGAGAAACGGGTGCACCTGAGTGTTAATTTTTACCGGTATATGACCTCCGTTTCAAGGTACAAACTTGCCTGCTGTTTCCACTTTGAGCGTTGTGGTCTTTCACTTCTTTGTAGTGTTTTTTCAAGTTTTTCCACTTGTTGAAGCACTGCACTCCTGTGTGGATGTATCCATCTCTTTGAAGAGCAGAAGAGACCCTGTAACGCGGACATTCAGGACCTAGTGCAGCTACGCAGAAATTGGACATTAACAGCATACTCACTCCAAAATGATTTCGGGATGGCGCCCTCCTTTTCAACCTGCGGCTTGCATGCCGCTATGAGTCTGGTTGTCGCGTCATGTGCCCAGGTGTCGGCGCCTCTCGCTGAAACTTCGCTTTGCTGAGATGGTGTTGATGCTAGTGAGCGGTTCTCTGCTGGAGTGCATAATCTTTTGTGAATTAAATGTAGGGTAATACGAGACTTACGTAACTGACTGCTTTAAAGTAGTGCCGTAAGTGGTGGTGGTCACGAGACAAATCCAAAACGTTTATAAACTTATTCTTACCTTCACGTGCGACGAGCTCATGCGTATAATACACGTGTTCACGTGCATGCTGCTCTGATAAAAAAAGCATGTCGCACAAACCGCACTGAAACTGTCGCGCttccaacatttttttttcaaaactcAGCGTAGCATACGACAGTAGTGACGTCACAACCCTTGCTACCCTGCGTCCGGCCGGAGTAGATCGAGTCGATCTCGGGTAGCTACTCTCGAGTAGGCTACCCGCTTTTGGAACGGGGGTCCCGACGTcatcgagtaggttttggaacgcggaGAGTAGCTACCCCCTActacagtggctagaaggagaagtgtgccggGCGCCGGGAAATAAGCGCACAAAACTGCAATGAAAGGTCCAGGTGGCGCTGGTCGCAGTAGGCGAGTTACCTCCCGAAGGGCTCCTACGTGGAAAGTTGCGGAGTTCGGCACTAAACCCGAGGATTTCACGTTAGCTTGAAAAGGAACCTTGTTGGTACTTCATTCATGTCCTCTTAATTATGCAGCGATAACTACGAGAACACGAGCACGCGCAATTTttaagcaaagaaaaaaaaaagaaaaaaaaagtcatgatcGTACAGTACTGAACACATTTATATTTTACCGAAACGTCATAGCGAATATCTTCAAATGGCATATTTTCAAAAATAGCGTATTTTCGTTGAACATAAGTGAGGGGACAAGCGAGCTGGTTTATACATGaacgattgaacggaaacaaCTCCTTGATTTCCGTTCAAGCGTATTTTCAAATGCTTCCGTCGCTCTCTTTTTGACACATTCTCCTTATTCAAGAAAAtttgagagagaaagaaaaaaagaggcttTGTAAGAGAATGCAGTCGTGTGACTAAAAAGATCTGAAGAACACGTCTAATCAGTTCATTGCAGTGCACGTCACAGCCAATTTGTTCAAGCCTTAGATTGGTCAAGGACTTGCATAAAGTCAAAGTTACTGCGGGCGTAGAGCTTCTGAGTGGAAAAATATAACGTAAATGCTGCTTCCAGCACTGAAATGAGCTTGGCCAGTCCATGGCTAGGATATAGTAGACGTCGAAGCAGCTGGTGAACTCACTTTCTTGGATATGCGCGGCCTGTATGATCTCTTAGTTTGTATACAGCTCTTATAACCATGGCCTATCCAGCCTATTCGCTCCCAATCTAGCAGACAGAAACCTGAATAAAGGTGCGCACAGGATTTATAcgcactgtatacattttcCAAACAGGAATCTAACCAACCCTTATCAAATTCTGTATCAAGCATACTGCATACAGCTTCTATACGGCATTTTTTCCATTTTGTAACCAGTACAGACTAAGTCTGTGTGCAGCAAAAAGGGAATTTTGGACACGGAATTCCATTTGATTTTTTTCTGATGCGTCATGTCATTGACCATTCTTTCATGTGCCGTACGTTGACAGAGATTGCAAAATCGTTTCCATCACTGTTGAAGCACAACCGGTTGAAGTTGTGCACCTGCACACCAGAATCCAGGTTTGTTTTGATGGGTGCACTTTCTTCGTGAAATACTTCGGCGCGCTCGGAAACAGGGCTGGAACGGCATCGTCCGTTAGCAGCGACCTGTCCCCCGGAATTTCAACGTTTTCGTCGCCAATGATGTGCCGAAGAATCCTCATGGTATACACTTCCTCGAATTACCGTTCACACACAACGCAATTGCCAGTCCTTTCTCCGCGCGCTTTACGTTACGCGTCGCGCGTCGACTCTTCTCTGCGGACAGTTTCCTTCGGTGGTCGGAAGACCTCATGTTCGTCCTCACGGTGGCATGGACCATGTCATGAAGACTAGATACCCAGACTTCGCTAAGTGACACATAAAAGCGCCCAAAAAGACACAAATTGAACAAACAAATGCTCGAAAAGACACATGTTGAGTGGACAAGTAAGCATCTGCTTCCCGCGACCCGACTCGTCTAGTGGTTGCAGCGCCCTCTGCGACGCCAGAACTTGTCATTGCGGTTTGCGCTTCCCTCTCGCATGGCGTGTATATGGCGTccggcacacttctccttctagccactgtacCCCTACTCTCGGGTCGATCCGGGTGAGTTCTGGAACGCAGccaatgttcgttcccaggctcgttcgtcatcttctttttcttctcgtctcaatatatggctcgctagtcgtgtgaaaataattaacaaacatgtacatcactgtaaggataatcgtcgagcaatacgcaaaaagttgtaaatcattttcctaccctgacgatggtgtcgggtgagaatggtCTTAAGTATAATACGAAaactagtgtgtgctgagttctagggcacgtgggagtccgagaccagaaaggaaagacgtagtggtacgagaagtatcaaaagaagaggaggaggctgctcgttctcctcaacgtgtacacttatttcattaactttatgtaacttttccttcaagcatggaagtacaacgcgcagccttaAGGGCGGATCCCATAACCCGCGACAAGCGACAGCTACACGCGACAAGCAACAAATTCGGCGGCGGCAGCCGGGCTCTCGCGACAAAATAGCGGTGTCGCGGCTACAAAATCCTGCATCTGCTCCCCGTAGATATTTGTCGCTTGTCGCCAGTCACCGTTGCCCGGCGCGTGCCCAAAACTCGCTAGATTTGGCGGTATGTAGCTGGAGCGAACGACAAAGCATAGAGATGCGGGGAAAACAGCGTAGCGTGAGTGTCAAGTAACCTTTGTTTTAATGAAATTTCGAGATTGTAGGGGAAAGCAGCCGTTCGAATCGATGGTTATCGCGTATGGCCAAAATCTATTGCACATTTTGTGGAAAcggatggaactgcagcgccaccacagacaAACATATTATAACAAACTTACGGTAGTATAAATTTCTCTCGGTGTTTATCTTCCTGCGGCGTTTCAGTCGAAATTTTATGATGTTTTTGACAGATATGCCGCATAATCAATTGAAAAATACGAATTCTTCTCTCGCCAATATAGTTTTGTCGCCAGGTGCTGTCGCCTCACAAATGGATCGGGAAGCTGCTCCCGCGACAACGGCGACAGCTACAGAATCTGTAGCGTGTCGCTTGTCGCATGTTATGGGATCCGCCCTTTAcagtcaggcttcataaacagtgaGAACAGCTTTTCTTCCTGGCcggaacaactttacaaaatctatctggtccagttgaaaggcatcctgacgcctaaaataaaataacttcgcagtgcaacagttttctagtgagcttgaacagaacgtcggtgaactgttttaattccatgttagcaccgcgaagcaagataatgttatgaaactattcaagacaatTGACCTCAGAAGATCCACAgaatcctttgctcttcctttcattgctacatcaacactatgtccgcaatgtactattaaagagaacAATTCGAACATTACTATATGCATTCATTTCGCCTtcgttgttcatcacaacacccgtagctatcaagacggagtgaagcacacggtcacaagtcctcacaaacggtgcggagacACACACCTCACAACGGTGcgaatgggaggcgtacgcctttttgtgacaattatgaacagcataagtgttacaaaaaagacgtacgcctctcgttttcaacaaatcagggcagataacgatatcattcttgatgatgtttgtaagtgctcgaacgtcgccacgccagtactggacagctgtttcggccatcttgggcctcatcagcagtacacaggcaggcaacgtttgagcagatggcgtcagaaggccacgtaacacgtgattcctccgtCAAGGTGAGTGCAgggggaggaatcacgtgttacgtgaccttctgacgccatccgctcaaacgttgcctgcctgcgtacactctaaatccggcacccgatatgtaccgcatgaaagaggatcCGCACCTTGGCCAAGCGGTGCGCATGAGATAcggtcctcaaccagcaggtacagttcgcgaccatTGCGAAATTCAAGCGGTAGAAGAGCTCCGACaccccatccgtaccggctaggtacctttttaAGCGCGGTCttgcagctgtacctcatgtgtaccgggTGTTTCCGGCgcgagtacgaacgccttctcacgactTCTATGCGCTGCAGAAATATCTCGCGTGATTCGGAAAACCAGGCAATAAACTCCCTCATGCGGCACTGCCGTAATGGGTCTGCACTATAATtctatcaaagaagtgcaataactagaacccgtgaagaatgcgtttcttgcaaccgctggcaaatcagtttgttttgaaacgtcggtgAGCGAGGACGAGCCTGCTCGGTCTTCGAAGAcactcgttcgacgctttcaagattggagtcatttaaggtacgtattatatctatgaagtaattattcgtccgcacgacgcattttcgttcattttcgctCTGATCACAGCAGGCTGGACAAAACAACTGAGgaacggagacaacgaactttgccCTTCATGCAccaacgttgatgcgtgaattagagaagcctagattgcacttta includes these proteins:
- the LOC135375558 gene encoding putative nuclease HARBI1, producing the protein MKYLIFYGSHPKIFGYAENIVPTLSLDDFKSHFRLQRSSVEKLVAMLSRDAHFSMGRPEIELGKQVLVLLWCLANLECFRSIADRFGMSNSTACRIVHRTAVAVMGHAAAFVTWPQGDDARRTIEGFRTNAGFPGTIGAIDGYHIEIKAPKKDHLSYINRKGVHSVILQAICDGEAKFLHCTAGEAGSVHDARVYRRSDFFTNISAETFPFGSHLVGDAAYPLSENLMTPYRNTGNLTPQHVKYNKKHAKTRVAIERAFGLSKGRFRRLLYLETRKPDIIVSLITCACILHNACLMWGDDFEVATVDEVPDSAGELYEGSERSGVAKRNYIKSIL